The following DNA comes from Enterocloster bolteae.
AGCTGGCGGCCTATGTTGTACTGGGGATTAATTCAGATGGTTTAAAAGAGGTTCTGACCATCGAGGTTGGCGAAAATGAGAGTGCCAAGTACTGGCTTTCCGTTCTGAACGGTTTAAAAAACCGTGGAGTAAAAGACATCCTGCTCCTCTGTGCCGATGGACTGACAGGGATTAAGGAAGCGATAGCCGCTGCCTTTCCAAAGACGGAATACCAGAGGTGCATTGTCCATCAGGTGCGGAATACGTTAAAATACGTATCAGACAAGGACCGTAAGCTCTTTGCGGCAGATCTCAAAACGATTTACCAGGCGCCAACAGAAGAGAAGGCATTAGAAGCCTTGGAGCGGGGCACAAAAAAATGGTCAGAAAAGTACCCGAATTCCATGAAAAGCTGGCACCAGAACTGGGACGCGATCGTCCCCATCTTTAAGTTTTCAACGACTGTACGCAAGGTTATATATACCACGAACGCAATCGAAAGCCTGAACGCCACATACCGGAAGCTGAATCGTCAGAGGAGCGTGTTTCCAAGCGATACAGCCCTTTTAAAAGCGCTGTACTTGTCAACATTTGAAGCAACAAAGTAGTGGACGATGCCAATCCGGAACTGGGGCCAGGTATATGGAGAACTGAGCCTCATGTATGAGGGCCGACTGCCGATGTAAGAGAATCCAGGACCGTTCAAACCAGGCGGGAATCCGCCTAGTCTTGACATATGCAGTATTGTGCGGTATATATAAACCAAGGGCTGAACGCTCATAGAGAAGCTTTCAGCCCTGCCATTATCATAGAAGAGCTGCTTTTACAGAGATTTCTTCACACACTCGCTTTCTGCGAGTTATTGCACCAAAGGACTTACAAAATCAGCCTTAGATATGGTAAACTCAAACCATGTCAGAAGACTGATTTTTAGTAAGTTATAACAGCACCTTTTCAATATCCTCTTTTATCTTCATCTCCAATTGTTTAGCGTCTGCTTCGGTATCTGCACAGATTGAAAAATATAACTTTAACTTTGGCTCTGTACCCGAAGGTCTGGCTACCATGGATACATTCCCCTCTAGCGTAAACTTCATCACGTCAGATTTAGGAAGCTTAATTATAGTCTCCCTCCCATCCCCGTACTTAATCAGGGACTCCTTATAATCACTGATAGATATCACTTTCAATCCTCCAATTTCACTTGGAGCTGCGGTTCTGAATCCACTCATAATTCCATCCATTTTTCTTATTCCTTCCAAGCCTTCAAAGGTATAGCAGTGAAGAGTATTGAGACAATAGCCATATTTTGCATATAACTCATCCAGTACTTCTTTTAATCCTTTTCCCTGGTTTTTATAATATGCCGCCATCTCGCAAATCAAAAGAGAAGCGCCTACCCCATCCTTGTCTCTGACATAGCTGCCGGACAGATATCCATAGCTTTCTTCAAATCCAAATATAAATCTATCTTCCTCTCCCTTTTCCTCCAAAAGTCCTATTTGTTCCCCAATATATTTAAAACCAGTGAGCACATTTACTGTATCCACCCCATATTCAGATGCAATCCGCTCAGCCATATCGATGGTTACTATGGTTTTCATCATAAGAGGCCTGCATGGCATACTACCGCTGGCACTCCTTCGTTTGCAAATATACTCAAGAAGCAGCATACCAATTTCATTCGCACTTAGCAGTAAATATTCACATCCGGACTTTACCCCAACACCAACCCGGTCGCAATCCGGATCTGTTGCCAGCAGCAAATCACAGTTCAAATGCTTTGCATCGCGAATTCCTAATTCCATCGCCTGCTCAATTTCAGGATTCGGATAAGGACAAGTGGGAAAACATCCATCCGGCATTTCCTGTTCCTTTACAACAAAAACATTTTGAAAACCATTTTCCTCCAACGCCCTCCTGACGCAGTAACCTCCAGCGCCATTTAACGGAGTATATACAATTGTTATATCCTTTTTCATTCCTGCTTCACACAATGTTTCTTTTGAAACAGCCTGTATAAATGCATCCACTGTCTCTTTACTAATATAGGCGATCAGCCCTTCTGCCTGAGCCTTTTCAAATGGCATCCGTGCCACATCTGCAAACACGTCAATCTGGCTTATTTCCTTCTGAATTTCCTTTGCAGTACCAGTCGTTATCTGACATCCATCGTTTCCATACACCTTATAACCATTATATTCTGAAGGATTATGGCTCGCCGTAATAACAATACCGCCATTACAATGCAGCTGCCGTATTGCAAATGACAGCGAAGGGGTGGGCATTAATTCCGGATATATGTGAACTATGATACCATTCGCCGCAAACACTTCCCCCGCAGTCCTGGCAAAATTAACTGAATTTAATCGGCTGTCAAATGCTATGGAGACATGAATTTCCCCAGAATATATTTTTTTCAAATAACTGCAATATCCTTGGGTGGCTCTGGCAACTGTATAAACATTCATACGATTGGTTCCAGCTCCCATTATTCCCCTTAAGCCTCCGGTCCCAAATTCCAAATCTTTGTAAAATCGTTCTTCGATGGCCTTGGCATCCAGGCTGATTGTCTCCAATTCCTTTGTAAGTTCAGTATCTTCCAGATTCTGATTAAGCCAGTATTTGTATATGTCTTTTACTCTCTCCGTCACCTTTCCTAACTCCTTAATTTATCTATATATATTCATCTCGGTTACAAATCTTCAGATTCTCTAATACTCTTTTTATATCCCCCGTACTATCTTTTTCGCAAATCAAAATGGCGTCTTCTGTATCTACCACAACTATATCCTTAAGGCCAACAGCAGCTATCAATTTTCTGTCTCCCTGAATAATACAATTATGAGTATTTACAGTAATGACATTCCCGTCCACTACATTTCCAAATTCATTTGATTTCTTAATACGCTCAATTGCCAGCCAGGAACCTACATCATCCCATCCAAAAGCACCTGGTAATATATAGATATCTTTTGCCCGTTCCATTATGCCATAGTCAATGGACTGAGATTCCATTTTATTAAATTCCTGTTCCAACACCACCTGTTGCCCATCCGTACCGATAGCAGATTGTATTTGCTCCAGTCCTTTGTACATAGCAGGCATAAACTTCTTTATATTCTTCAAAATAGAGGAAACCTTCCAAATAAACATTCCGCTATTCCACAGATATTCCTCCGTTGCCAGATATTCTTTTGCTACCTCCAGGCTTGGCTTTTCCACAAATCGTTCTACTTTATATGCGCGGCCCTCCATTTCATGATTATTAAATTTAATATACCCATATCCCGTTTCCGGATAATCAGGCATGATGCCAATGGTAACCAGATTATCTCCCATTTCCGCTATACGGCAGGCATCTCTTAATGTAGAAACAAACATTTTATTAAATTTAATCAAATGATCAGAAGGTAAAACTAACATCAGGGCATCTTTATGCTTCTTGGAAATGTGGACAGCTCCCAGTCCAATACAAGGTGCCGTATTACGGCTTACAGGCTCACACAGTATATTATCCTCCGGTATGCCCGGAAGCTGTTCAAGTACCAGATTCCTATAGTCTTTATTTGTTGCAATATAAATATCCTCCATCTTTACCAATGAAGCTATTCTCTCAACAGTCAGCTGAATCATCGTTTTACCATCATCTGTAATGGTCAGAAACTGTTTTGGCATATTTCTCCGGCTTCTGGGCCAAAAACGTTCTCCGCGCCCTCCGGCCATTATTAACGCTGTTATATTCATCCTTATTTCCCTCCAAGCTCAAACTTTTACTTATTGTTGCTTTGATAAGATCATATATTGACCCTTACTGTTTTCCCGTTTATAATAATTCCAACTAATACTAAAAGGAGAATTTCATGGATATCGACTATCTGCTTTCGCTTCAATCACTCCGTTCCATCACACACCAGGTCTTTAACAGCTTATTTCTTTTTACCACCACTTTCGGAGAAGATTTTATAATTATGTCCCTCATCTCCGGCATATACTGGTGTGTCCGCAAACAGTCTGCCTTATACCTTCTCTTCAATTTCCACCTGGGAAACTTTATAAACCAGGCTATTAAAATAACTGTCTGTGCTTACAGGCCATGGATTCGTGATAACAGGATAACCCCTGTAGATTCTGCCAGGCCCGGGGCAAGCGGATACTCCTTTCCCAGTGGACATACTGCCAAAGCCATGGCTGTATGGGGCGGCTTAGCCGTATATGATTTCAAAAGGAATAAACCAATAGCAAGCTTTCTGCTACTCATTATACTTGTTGTTGGCTTTTCCCGCAACTATTTGGGCGTCCATACTCCCCAAGATGTAATAGTGTCCCTTATTTTAGGAGGATTCATTCTCTACAGTACTTATTATCTGCTAATCTGGGCAGATAAAAAAAGAGGACGGGACTGGATTACTGCCGGTTCCATAACACTGGCATCCATTCTTCTGGTATTCTATGCCAAAAACAAATCCTATCCTCTGGATTATATTGATGGACAACTGCTTGTAAACCCTCAGCAAATGATAAATGGCTGCTTCCGCGGGTGTGGTGGTATCATTGGTCTGGCTTACGGATGGGTTCTTGATAGAAAGTTGATTCATTATAACGAAACCAGAGGAACCTGGCAAACCAAATTATATCGCTATTTACTGGGTATGATAGGCTTAACGCTACTATTCAAGACATTTCCATCCTTAATATCCTTTTTTATCAGCCCTCCAAAAGCTGCATTCATCAACGGTTTTATTATACCTTTTTATATTACTGCAATCTATCCGATTCTGACCCGAAAGCTATGAACCTCCTCCGTAATTATGACTGGCCGATTTTATACTGGCATAAGCCAGTATCATCCAGAAAAATGGCTGACGATAGTTAATCACTGTCATGCTTTCCGCTAAAAGGGCAATATAAGCAGGCCAATAGTGGACAGGCGCACCTTTCATGTTCCTCCAAAGCCACACCAGCATCAGGGCCATAGGTATTATACCGTAAGAAAACCATATGCTGAATGGGGTCGAATGAATTTCGCTCTTCCAGACCACTGCCAGGGGAAAACGTTCAAAGAAACCTTCGCCCGCTCCATACAGAAGATATTCTGGATAATAAAGTATCTTTTCTCCACCACGGTCAACTATCAGCTTTCTGATTCCTCCCTGTGAAAGCAGAGCCAGTTTCTCTTGAATCCTCGTAAGAATATTGTACTCTTTATCCTGTATAGTAAAGCCTTGCTCCGGCCATATCAACCAAAGGCCGATTACCAATGCTGCTGTAAGAATTGCTCCTATACAACACAAAAATCGGCCGGATATCCGTCCAGCTTTATACTGTCTGTAAATGCAAATGCAGCCACTCCCCGCAGCCAACAGCGTCCATCCCAAAAAAATGCCGGTAGATTTGGTAAGCAAAATCAGAAAGCCATCAATTATATAAAACAGCCAGAACGATCGTTTATGGTGTTCACTATCATAGCAATAAATCAGGAGGATAGTCAAAAACAGCACGTATGCCATCTGATTTGGATTGTTAAATGTTCCCATATACCTGTTCGCATCCCAGTACTCATAATAAATACGTCCTGCTCCTAAAACATAAACCGCCAGCTGAACAACTAATATAAGCTTCAATATTCGGTTGAGATACAGCAGAAAGTTCTTTTCTCCAGCCACCTCCCTTAAAGTCCATAACAGCATGCATCCATAAAGCCAATAAGCTGTATTACGTATGAAATCGTTGTGGGGAGATAAAATATAATACCAGCCATTCACCAAAAATACACCTGCTAAAAACGCATAAAAAAAGTAATCCTCCCTGTATAAAAGTCCACGCCGCCCTTTTTTTAACCTGCGTATCAATGCACTTAGAAAAGCCGCTGCCAATACTGCATCTCCTACCCCCAGTCCTCCTGATGGAAAAAGATACAGCGGTTTTAAAAATACAAATATTAGAAATAGTATGGCAGAAACAGACATAACTTTCCTCCTGGACTTACCGATTATATTAAAATATTTTTCCCCTCCAGCCACCAATAAAACAATACACATTCAAGCAACGCCAATATTATCAGAATTATCCCTAACCACTTGGCCTTTTGTTTACAAAACACATCCGTCCAGCCTAGCACCGGCAGATACGCACCCATAACATATCTTGGCAGCGATGTAGTTCTCACAGAAAATGGGACTAAAATGAACAATACTCCCATTACGGACTCCCCCCATCGTTTAGTCCTGGCCAGATGTATACTGCCTATCAGACCGAATATACCCACTAATGCAAAATAAATTTTTCGCCT
Coding sequences within:
- a CDS encoding phospho-sugar mutase, giving the protein MTERVKDIYKYWLNQNLEDTELTKELETISLDAKAIEERFYKDLEFGTGGLRGIMGAGTNRMNVYTVARATQGYCSYLKKIYSGEIHVSIAFDSRLNSVNFARTAGEVFAANGIIVHIYPELMPTPSLSFAIRQLHCNGGIVITASHNPSEYNGYKVYGNDGCQITTGTAKEIQKEISQIDVFADVARMPFEKAQAEGLIAYISKETVDAFIQAVSKETLCEAGMKKDITIVYTPLNGAGGYCVRRALEENGFQNVFVVKEQEMPDGCFPTCPYPNPEIEQAMELGIRDAKHLNCDLLLATDPDCDRVGVGVKSGCEYLLLSANEIGMLLLEYICKRRSASGSMPCRPLMMKTIVTIDMAERIASEYGVDTVNVLTGFKYIGEQIGLLEEKGEEDRFIFGFEESYGYLSGSYVRDKDGVGASLLICEMAAYYKNQGKGLKEVLDELYAKYGYCLNTLHCYTFEGLEGIRKMDGIMSGFRTAAPSEIGGLKVISISDYKESLIKYGDGRETIIKLPKSDVMKFTLEGNVSMVARPSGTEPKLKLYFSICADTEADAKQLEMKIKEDIEKVLL
- a CDS encoding mannose-1-phosphate guanylyltransferase → MNITALIMAGGRGERFWPRSRRNMPKQFLTITDDGKTMIQLTVERIASLVKMEDIYIATNKDYRNLVLEQLPGIPEDNILCEPVSRNTAPCIGLGAVHISKKHKDALMLVLPSDHLIKFNKMFVSTLRDACRIAEMGDNLVTIGIMPDYPETGYGYIKFNNHEMEGRAYKVERFVEKPSLEVAKEYLATEEYLWNSGMFIWKVSSILKNIKKFMPAMYKGLEQIQSAIGTDGQQVVLEQEFNKMESQSIDYGIMERAKDIYILPGAFGWDDVGSWLAIERIKKSNEFGNVVDGNVITVNTHNCIIQGDRKLIAAVGLKDIVVVDTEDAILICEKDSTGDIKRVLENLKICNRDEYI
- a CDS encoding phosphatase PAP2 family protein, whose translation is MDIDYLLSLQSLRSITHQVFNSLFLFTTTFGEDFIIMSLISGIYWCVRKQSALYLLFNFHLGNFINQAIKITVCAYRPWIRDNRITPVDSARPGASGYSFPSGHTAKAMAVWGGLAVYDFKRNKPIASFLLLIILVVGFSRNYLGVHTPQDVIVSLILGGFILYSTYYLLIWADKKRGRDWITAGSITLASILLVFYAKNKSYPLDYIDGQLLVNPQQMINGCFRGCGGIIGLAYGWVLDRKLIHYNETRGTWQTKLYRYLLGMIGLTLLFKTFPSLISFFISPPKAAFINGFIIPFYITAIYPILTRKL